The genome window AAATAAAGATGCAGATGGCAAAAACAAATTTATTTTTGTTATCTGCACTTTTTGGGTTAACCTGAAACAAGTATTTTTATTTTTTATGAAATGGCAAAGAAAAGAAAGAATAGTAGAAATTATAATAAGTTCAATTGGACTGTTATCAGTTCTTATTCTTTTATTTATTGGATTTTTCCTTTTCAAAGAGGCTTTTTACATCTTCTATAAAGAAGGAGTAACCCATTTAATTTTTGGTTTACAATGGTACCCAACTTATGATCCACCGAGTTTTGGAATGTTCCCACTAATTATGGGAACACTTGCTGTAACATTACTCACTTCTTTTATGGCAATCCCATTAGGTTTAGGCACTGCTGTATATATTGCTGAAGTAGCAAATCATAGGGTTAAAGAATTTTTAAAGCCATTAATAGAAATGCTTGCAAGTTTTCCGTCTGTTGTGCTTGGTTTTTTCGGCATGGTTATAATAGCGCCAATACTGTCAAACTGGCTTTCTCCAATTCTTTCTGAAGCCTTGCCTGAAATTCTAAAA of Nitrospirota bacterium contains these proteins:
- the pstC gene encoding phosphate ABC transporter permease subunit PstC, which gives rise to MKWQRKERIVEIIISSIGLLSVLILLFIGFFLFKEAFYIFYKEGVTHLIFGLQWYPTYDPPSFGMFPLIMGTLAVTLLTSFMAIPLGLGTAVYIAEVANHRVKEFLKPLIEMLASFPSVVLGFFGMVIIAPILSNWLSPILSEALPEILKSTNLPFISTTLADFCYDKMFIASGLNITTASLMLTVRAIPVIASIAEDALTAVPRTYREASYSLGADKWNTIWRVVIPASVSGLSVAVILGIGTIIGETMIVLMAAGGAAVVPHWIFDAARP